The genomic window GCGAGCGGGCCATCGAGATGTTGCGCAAGCTGTATGCACCGTTTAACCGCAATCACGATCGCACTGTGGTGATGGACGTGCGTTCGGCCGAGCTGACCAAGTACGCTGCCAATGCGATGCTGGCGACCAAGATCAGCTTCATGAACGAGATCGCCAATATCGCCGAGCGGGTCGGCGCGGATGTGGAGCTGGTGCGTCAGGGCATCGGTTCGGATCCGCGCATTGGCTATCACTTTATCTATCCTGGCGCGGGTTATGGTGGCTCGTGTTTCCCCAAGGATGTGCAAGCGCTGGAGCGAACGGCTCGTTCGGTGGGATATGAAGCGCGGTTGCTTAGTGCGGTTGAGGCAGTCAATCACGACCAGAAGGCGAAGCTGTTCGATTTCATCCAGCACTACTTCAACGGGAATGTGCGCGGCCGCACCATTGCCCTGTGGGGACTTGCGTTCAAACCCAATACCGATGACATGCGCGAAGCATCCAGCCGACGTTTGATGGAAGCGCTGTGGGCAGCCGGTGCCAAGGTACACGCGTTCGATCCGGAGGCGCGTGACGAGACGCGCCGCGTATACGGTGATCGCGATGATCTCGTCTTGTGCGACAACGCTTATCAGGCGCTGGAGGGCGCGGATGTGCTGGCTATCGTGACCGAATGGAAGGCTTTCCGTAGTCCTGACTTCGCACGTATACGCGCCACGCTGAAAGAGCCGGCCGTTTTCGATGGGCGTAATCTGTATCAGCCGGAAGCTGTCGAAGAAGCGGGTCTGGCCTATTACGGTATCGGCCGCGGACGCAGTGTGCGGTACCCTGAGTGATTATGAGCGACATCGAGCAACGACTTGCGGAACTGGAAGTACGGCTTACTTTTATCGATGATGCCGTACAGGCGCTGACGACGGTCGACGCGGAGCAATCCCAGCGCATTGCCGCGCTGGAGCGGATGGTGCGTGACTTGCGCAGCGAGTTGGCGACAGTGCGCACGGGGCAGGGGCACGATCCGCACTCCGAGCCACCGCCTCCGCATTA from Dyella caseinilytica includes these protein-coding regions:
- a CDS encoding UDP-glucose dehydrogenase family protein gives rise to the protein MKVTIFGTGYVGLVTGACLAEMGNHVVCVDIDQAKVARLERGEIPIFEPGLEPIVRRNHANGQLEFTTDAAKAIAHAQIIFIAVGTPPDEDGSADLQYVLGVARSVGRHLDRYAVIVNKSTVPVGTADRVRKAVLAELSERGANIEFDVASNPEFLKEGDAVEDCLRPDRIVIGSSSERAIEMLRKLYAPFNRNHDRTVVMDVRSAELTKYAANAMLATKISFMNEIANIAERVGADVELVRQGIGSDPRIGYHFIYPGAGYGGSCFPKDVQALERTARSVGYEARLLSAVEAVNHDQKAKLFDFIQHYFNGNVRGRTIALWGLAFKPNTDDMREASSRRLMEALWAAGAKVHAFDPEARDETRRVYGDRDDLVLCDNAYQALEGADVLAIVTEWKAFRSPDFARIRATLKEPAVFDGRNLYQPEAVEEAGLAYYGIGRGRSVRYPE
- a CDS encoding SlyX family protein; translation: MSDIEQRLAELEVRLTFIDDAVQALTTVDAEQSQRIAALERMVRDLRSELATVRTGQGHDPHSEPPPPHY